The Salarias fasciatus chromosome 12, fSalaFa1.1, whole genome shotgun sequence DNA segment CACCCCTCCCCGACTGCCCCGCAGCCCCGCCAGCCCTCGCCGATGCCCCCAGTTGGGTCTGCTGTCCTCGGACGCCAGCCTGACCTCGGACAGCGACAGCCACTGCAGCACCAGTCCCTGCTCGCACCGCCACGGCTGGCCCGAGCCGGCCTCAAACTTCTCCCTGCTCTCGTCCTCGCCGTCCCGCCTGAGGCCACGCACTCTCTCGCTGGACGCCAAGCTCAGCACCCTCCGGGGGAGGAGTTACGGAGGAGGGACCTTCCAGTGCTCCTGCCAGCCTCCCGCTCCGTCGCTGCTCGCCCCTCTCCCCATCGCGTCTCGCTCGCAGCACAGCACGCAAACCAcgctctcctgctccagctccacctccagcagcagctccagcaacaGCGAGGGCAGCCACAGCCCCGAGTCGTCCGAGGGGGCCCCCTTCTCCAGACCCTCCCCGGCTCGACGCAGCCTCAGGAACCTCAGGGCCAGACTCGATCCTCGCAACTGGCTTCAAAGTCAGGTGTGAGCGCGCTTCCTCACAGACGGTTTCTGCTCGCCCGAAGGCAGCGGCGCTCATTAAACCACGGTTTAACTGGCTTAACACACACGAACCCAACTCAGCCAATCTGCTGGGCCTCATGAGAAAACCCGGCGGGGGTGCCTGTAGCCCGCCTCTGGTGGAGAGTGAACATGGAAGACCCTCCTGGGGGCAAAACTGGAATGTCTTTTACCACACAAGGAAAGGTGACAATCACTGCAGGAGTctgcaattcttttttttttaggttgcCACAGATTTGAAGATGGTTTCAGACCATATGGGAGGTACTCTGCTCACGTTGAGAAATTACGGTTCATGCTGCTTGGGAGAAAATAGCGCTTTGAGCTATTGTCATGTTCAGACACACATGGTCTACTCTGTGCATCAACGTTTCAAACTGGAAAagggttttttcttcttcttcttcttttcccatcTGCGTCAGGTCTCTCTACCACTCAAACATTGTTCTCTGGTCATCTCTGTTAATGCACTAGCCGTAGTCTGACTGGATGTTTCATGTTATTATATGCTAAAGGTTTGCAGTGTTAATGCTATGGAGGCCAGTAAGCATGAGGGCAAAATGAACATTCAAGAAGAGCTGTTTGTGGCCTGTACTGTGACAACCGTTTCAGTGTATTTACCCCATCACTGACATAAGACTTGATCTTTATGGGTCTCCTAAAACAACTATGCACcgttgtgtttttatgcatgATTTGACTTACAGTTAAATTGTTTTAACTACTCGAGATCATTTTGACATTGAAACCGGTGAATGCTCGGCCTAATGCAGTCGTTCACACTGACGGTATTGGTGGTGACTGTGATCTTTTCAGGGTGAAACATCAGCTTTAGTCTTTACCCTCACTTGTACACacgtatatacacacacacacacacacacacacacacacacacacacacacacacacacacacacacacaattgacAGGCTTCTAAATAAAAGTCAAGGGTCCTCACATAAAGGTGGTATTAGCCAAAACTCATAGAATTTGGTTCGAATTTGGAAATAATTCTGACTTTCAAAATAGCCACTGAGTAAATTAGATTTGTTTACACTGCCATCTGTTTGAGCTATGTACATTATCCAACTGATAGAATAAACCAGTGTCAGAAGAGTCAGTGTCCCTTGTCAGTGCagtaaaacttgttttttttttctgaaacattcGCCCTGTTAATACTTACAACTCAATTATTTTTACAAACACCTGTCAAATGCTTAAATAACAGCATTTGTTACTGTAAATTAATTTTTATAAGTTAATGAATAAACCTATTTGTCTTTTGTTATATTGATTTTCTTATAAATTGCAGCCTGTATTGATACCCAGGTCTCATAATGTGTAACAAATGATGTGCAGATCTGTAACGGTTCCGAATAGATAACATTGAATGTTATAACCTTCCAGGAGTTTTTTTGCGTGTGGGCAGGCTTTGCGTTCGGCATGGGCGCCGTCCCAGAAGGCGAACATAAAATGAGAAATGTGGAAATCTCATGTTTAAATAATATAACATTAATTATAATAAAAGTTTTATCAATTCACAGCGGGCTCATTTCTTTCACATCTATGTCTGCCAAGTCTACATGAAATATTATCTGCTATAAATATTTTAGATCATGTGCTTTTTAAGCTGAACTCATATTTCCTTACGGTGAGTGTTGCATTATTAAAGGATCTGTGATGAGaggaaaattaaaatttaaCTTGAACACAAGTTCCTGGAATTCTATAGCTTTGAAGAATACAGGATTTCTGATGATGTACAGTCAAAGTCTGATTGTTTTTCTCCCTGTCTGCATTACCAGAAGCACCTTTTCATGCAGGGAGTGCCTTCCATCAGAGCAGGAAAGTACTTTAAGTACTCTACATTTCAGTCCTGGGGTGGATCAGATTTGTTCCTGTATTGTTTCCCTCTCCTGAAACGAATCCCAGCGGAGCTCTCCACTTATGTGAATGCAGGAGCAAGTCCATTTAGTTGCTGCAGCAGTTTTTTGCTGCAGAAGAAAGGGTTGGACTCGCTGCAGACGGGTAAAACAGAGACTTTATTGTCAATGTTTTTGATAGCAAAGCCGTAGATTAGTCAATAGTACAAAGCACTCTTACAAACAAAGGAGGTAGTCCACACCGGGTCTTCACTGAGCATTGTAATATGCATAGAGAAATGCTATGGCCATTAAGACTGTTTCACATGTCTCAGAGAGGAACCCACAGCTCCCTGCGTTCTGTTCGTAGTGCAGAGTTGTACCATTGTTGTGCTATTGTAAATTCACATCTgcttaaaatataaaaacatacaTCTAATCATATTGAGAACCACATATACATACTCATTAGAATATAACAGAATTACACTTCTAAATACTTCATATAGTATACTTGATATGATGCTGATTATTGACTTATGTAACCCAGTAGGGTCATTTTACACAAAGTTTGGCAATTTCGGGATTTCTGTTGGATTACATAAGTGAATAAGTAGTGTTACAATAAGTTACATATGAAAGAAGGATACTTCCACACCTTACACTCTTTCATGTGCTCCATACTTAAACATCTTTCCTTGTGCACATGTGCTTCCCCTGTCACTAGCAGGCACTCCGTGGGTTAAATGCCCGCAGCGCCACGCCGGCCAGCGTGCTCCAGGCGAACGTGGAGAACTTTGCGGGGCATGTTTCAGCTCTGCTTATGTAGGAGGTCGCAAGGCGATGGAGCCGCTTCGCCCCGAAGGTGTTGTAGTGCCCCGGGAGGACTTGATCCACCTGGTGAGGAGATATTACAACCAGTCAGTGTCTTAATGAggttatatacatatatatctatTGTCTGTTTATCTATTTGCAAACAGAGCCTCATAACCACACCACAGGTTCTCTATCAGCTTTAAATACACGTCTCTGGACATGAATCTGGGATATTCTTGCTATGAGGATAAAGTGCTGACTGCTACGCCACTGTGGTATCTGCCGTCAGACAGTACATCTCCAGATGAAGATTAATATGAAACGACGTGTTTTTCTTGAGGCCTGCACAGCGATGCAGCGGCGAGCAATCTCTCCACTCTGGAGTGGAGTCCGGGTTCAGCTCGGGGGCTCTTCTGTGTGCCGTTTACAAATCTTTTTCCCTGTGCTGCATGGTGCCGTGTtctttcactattttttttccccctccacaaaattgggaaaaaaaacaacaaaaaaatctgatatCTTCCAAACTGTTTTATATGATTAGAAAAATCTACTTATCTGAAAGAAGAGAGAGTAAATACCTGCTCGCTGTCCACCAGGCCCACCAGACGCTCGCAGCTGCTAATGTAGTCACTGACGTGACTGTAGGGCAGCCAGTCGATCATGGCGCCGTCATACACAACGTCTCCACTGAAGAGCAGCTTATTGTCGCGGTCGTGGAGGCAAATGCTCCCCCGGGAGTGACCTGGCATGTGAAGCACCGTCAGCTGCCGATCGCCCAGGTTGATCACATCACctagagaggaaacacacagtttGAGATAATAACATCACCTCAGGCTCACATTCAACAAATACCAAGTGTTACGTTTATATTCACGTTGCTTTTCAGAGCATTTAAAGCCAAGCTGTTGCTACATTAATATCACTGTGTTGTGCAGGAATTGAAACAGTCAAAATGCCATTGATTTGGTTCAGAACCGGTATCGGCTGCACAATGTGACATGTGTAATGCTGACACACCAGGCGGTGAGATATTCCatctgcactgcagcagagccTCTGACACAGCAGAATAAGTGAGTATAATGACCAACAGCGTCAAACTCTCAATCGACATAGatatattgtgtgtgttttaatccttatccatgttattattattgttgtctTCATATCTGGAACAGATGCTCGGCACATTTCACTGCATGTCCTACTGCGTATAATTGTGTTAGTGAGAAATTAAGATCTTAAAATTGAAATGAAGACAAGAGTAAATTTTGGATTTCACCAACATCCGAAGATGCTCCGTTCAAGTAACCACTACATCTGCTGATTTAAACTACTTTATGCTTCACCTCAGAGCATACAACTCTGGCAAGGGTTATAGGGAATGATTCTTTCAATCTGCTCAGTGTGTTGGGATTTATATATATTAGACAATGATTTAGctcattactttttatttttcaaatgtgtgCAAAGGTAACATGTTCAAGAGATGAGGAAATGCAAAAATTGCAAATGTAGCTGTGCTTTTTCCATCAGTACTGTGGATGTCCTATTAATATTGCTCTATACAGCGGGATGCTTTTGCTAagtctgcagccagcagctctactttcttctttctgtctttgaagTAACAGAATCCACCGAAGTCTTCTGCACAACCCTTAAAATAGAACAGCTCTGCAAACAGACATGACAAATGAGCACCGCAGCTGCCACtgaaaactgattttctttcaaattacCAACACAGTTTCCCAATAGTGGACTCTCTTTGATGAATGAACCCTCTGCCAAGCCCATCTTGTGTTATGTAATAAGACACTGACATCTGTATAAGCACAATCCTCAAACTGTGGCCccacatttggaaaaaaaagagcatccTTTGTCATATCAGCAGTGTTGGTAGGATTTGTAGAGATCATTGTTTCTGCCCAGTGCCtttaacacaaaaacacaaatagaagtcagcatgagtgtgtgtgtgtgtgtgtgtgtgtgtgtgtgtgtgtgtgtgtgtgtgtgtgtgtgtgtgtgtgtgtgtgtgtgtgtgtgagcaagtCCTTTTTGGTCTCCTGCCAACTCTATTGTGCAGTGAAATGCTCTTCTGCTGATGTCTGACTCTGATGCGATTGTATAACGTTTAAAGTGCCAACCACAGCAACTGGGTTCAACTGGTTCTGAGTCCATCAAACCCACTGAACCCATGTCTGGACCTCATGACCTCAAATTGACCAGATATGCATTCCTTAACCCCTCATTCCTCCTGCAGGTGCCCCAGCCCATACGTACCCTCCTGCAGGATGTGAGTGGGCTGCACAGCCTTGACTTTGTAGTGTCTGGCCCTCCATCCCGGACTGGGAGCCTCGGCTATCTCCCTGTCGCTGAGCCAGGTGACCGTCTCGAAATTGTCTCCGTTGGCCAGGGCATCGACCTCCGCGCTGTGGACGCCCACCTGTTGGAACTGATGCAGGCCGCCCGAATGGTCGAAGTGGGCGTGGGTGGCGATGGCCAGCAGCGGGTTCTTCCTCTGCGGGTCTTTGCCCAGCAGGCCCTTGGAGTCGATGTAGTCAGGTAAGCTCCTCAAGCCCAGACCCGTGTCTATCACCACGTCCTGGTGCGTGCCGCGGAGCAGCCAGATGTTAGCGCGGTTCTCGGACTGATAAAACCGCTCCTGGATCCAGAAGAGTCCGTCTCCGAGAGATTTGTGAGCGTACCAGTCGGCTGCAGACATCCCACTTCATGCACGCGTCCAGGTAAGCTCGAGCGGGGTTGGTGCAGGTGCGACTGGCCCTCGAAGCTAGCGCTGGTCTGTTTTCATTGACGTTAATGGTGGCGGGAGCGGACACACCCATGCAGCAGGCGAGCGCGCTCATTGGACAGACCGCAGAATTACGTCAGTCCAAACGGCATTACTATTGGCTGTACGTAAGCCAcgcctttcgtgacgtcacgtGGGGGCAGGACTAGTTAAAGCCACATTTACACACGCTGAGAATCTCTAACCAGTGTTAGCAAACACTTTTAAATCTCCACGCTGTTTAGCCGCGTTATGTAGATTTAAGGATTAAGTTTATGTGTCGGTCGACAGTAGACAACACTGGTTGCGGCTGAGAGACAAGAAATCTCAACAAAAGCTGAACACCAGCTTGACAGACTTTTATGACTGTAGCATCTCCACTTTAGGAACAATTTACAAACAGTCCTTTTAGTGAGTATTACAACTTATTACACGTGGAGCTGCGCCTCTGAACGCAACTTTTCAGTGCCGCAAACCAGCTGGCAGTGTCACACTAAAACAGCTGGGGGAACGAGGCAACATGTCGCGTCAACACGTGTTTGGCGGAGAGGCCGGCTGACCGCATGCGGACTGTGTGTTGCAGGTGCAGACGGGGGCTGCAGCCATGGCAGGTAAGGGTCGCGGAGTGGCCGCGTTCACCTTCAACATCGAGGCTCTGGGCATCAGCAGGGGCAGCATGCCAGAAGCCAGGGTGGGGCCCAATCCGCTGTTTCCAGTAAGTGCAGACTGCTCACTCACATTGCAGAGTCCACCATGACTTATCACATTTCAGTCTGGCAAATGTACCTGGAAACACTGAACAATTCAGAAAGGGAGTGATTTGATCCAGTGGTAGCTACTGTTAATAgtgtgaataaatgaaaatagtTGTAATTTACACATGAAAAGTAGATATAGACTTGGCTTTTGATGAAAGTTTGTTTTGAATTGtaaaaatattcattaaaaaaagttagAAGTTATTTGCcctcataattaaaaaaaaaaaggttaattcCGAATATTTTACATGTGAGGAGAATCATGTcggctccttttttttattcttaataaTTTTGAATGTTATAATTCTGaatgttaaaaatatttaataggtgatgtatctttttttaaactttaagtCATAATAATGATagtaattaacaaaaacaatgatAATGGTAACATTTAAGAATACTTTTGTCCAGCACTTTTGGGTGATAGACAGATTTATGATGGCTCTGAGTAAATAATGGATTGTAAATTGAGGTCGGGGTTATTGTTTGGGTTAAatgctgtagcggagccagagtgggggcaagggggcg contains these protein-coding regions:
- the mblac2 gene encoding acyl-coenzyme A thioesterase MBLAC2, producing the protein MSAADWYAHKSLGDGLFWIQERFYQSENRANIWLLRGTHQDVVIDTGLGLRSLPDYIDSKGLLGKDPQRKNPLLAIATHAHFDHSGGLHQFQQVGVHSAEVDALANGDNFETVTWLSDREIAEAPSPGWRARHYKVKAVQPTHILQEGDVINLGDRQLTVLHMPGHSRGSICLHDRDNKLLFSGDVVYDGAMIDWLPYSHVSDYISSCERLVGLVDSEQVDQVLPGHYNTFGAKRLHRLATSYISRAETCPAKFSTFAWSTLAGVALRAFNPRSAC